In Bacteroidota bacterium, one DNA window encodes the following:
- a CDS encoding choice-of-anchor D domain-containing protein, whose protein sequence is MEWYKVEVVAYYAAYSTFQVRLYEAGGRIEFIYPQLTNVPTCNWCNGCTGLSTTASMGLSNGSNNYLSVTPTGGTSATASGSSANNSINLASVKFNANVMLVFQNVPNVQLSATPKSIDVGAVSTGNYVDYQVTVKHAGTEGKLKVNSATLVGDPDFSVIGALPDSLGIGQSATITVRFAPQTSGARAATLTLTSNGLDSGTQQVTFKGIGLAPFIGVDTTILFKKTLTKLGQSSTGRILISSTAIPTLILNNFTITGIDADQYSIARYPASALPGGTSDTLVVQYTPTREGRRTATLNISSNAINTPVVQISLIGTGILPHIVVSPNPMRFDSTALGDTVCKTLSVYNPGSDTLVLVSNSMPSSDGDFTYAQITGTDVRIPPDKTRNVNVCFRPLQAGTRQGTIVLKTNIIPTFETPRRDTAGTVIIPVMGSAVAYGGLSISSANKNILDTAIVGTQVCVTDTIRNTGGADVVIRSLNLSGTNATEFTVSGITLPYTLKIGSFVVVNVCTTPTQRGLRTATLTLSGTSSGKTVGSTSTLNTLGIRTCLSPSPNELFSGFLIY, encoded by the coding sequence GTGGAGTGGTATAAAGTTGAAGTCGTTGCATATTACGCTGCTTACAGTACTTTTCAGGTTCGCTTGTATGAAGCAGGCGGACGTATCGAATTTATCTATCCGCAGCTCACAAACGTCCCGACGTGTAACTGGTGTAATGGTTGTACGGGGTTGAGCACAACGGCCTCAATGGGGCTGTCGAATGGTTCGAATAATTACCTGAGCGTCACACCTACCGGTGGTACTTCTGCGACTGCAAGCGGTAGTTCGGCAAACAACAGTATCAATCTTGCATCGGTAAAATTCAATGCAAACGTGATGCTCGTGTTCCAGAATGTCCCGAACGTCCAGCTTTCCGCTACACCGAAAAGCATCGATGTCGGGGCCGTCAGTACCGGCAACTATGTAGACTATCAGGTGACAGTGAAACATGCCGGCACCGAAGGCAAATTGAAAGTAAATTCCGCAACACTGGTCGGCGATCCTGACTTCAGCGTGATTGGTGCTCTTCCCGATTCCCTCGGTATCGGACAGTCCGCGACGATCACCGTTCGATTCGCACCACAGACCTCCGGAGCACGCGCTGCAACGCTGACACTCACTTCAAACGGTCTTGATAGTGGCACTCAGCAAGTCACCTTCAAAGGCATAGGTCTTGCTCCGTTCATCGGGGTCGATACTACGATCTTGTTCAAGAAAACGCTTACAAAACTTGGGCAATCATCCACCGGACGCATTTTGATCAGTTCAACAGCAATTCCGACGTTGATCCTCAATAACTTCACGATTACCGGCATCGATGCGGATCAATACTCGATCGCTCGATATCCGGCATCTGCGCTTCCGGGAGGTACAAGTGATACCCTCGTCGTACAATATACTCCGACCAGAGAAGGGCGTCGAACTGCTACCCTTAATATCTCAAGCAATGCAATCAATACCCCTGTAGTACAAATATCTCTGATTGGTACAGGAATATTGCCACATATTGTCGTCTCACCGAATCCGATGCGATTCGACTCGACGGCTCTTGGCGACACCGTCTGCAAGACCCTCTCGGTCTATAATCCGGGCAGCGATACATTGGTGCTCGTCTCGAACAGTATGCCGAGCAGCGACGGTGACTTTACATATGCTCAGATTACTGGTACCGATGTACGCATTCCACCGGACAAGACGCGCAACGTCAACGTCTGTTTCCGTCCGTTGCAGGCTGGTACTCGTCAGGGCACAATCGTTCTGAAAACGAATATCATTCCGACATTCGAGACACCTCGTCGCGACACTGCCGGGACGGTCATTATCCCTGTGATGGGTTCAGCCGTGGCGTATGGAGGACTATCGATCTCCTCTGCAAACAAAAACATCCTCGATACGGCCATCGTTGGAACACAAGTGTGTGTGACCGACACTATCCGTAACACCGGTGGCGCCGACGTTGTGATCCGTTCGTTGAATCTGTCGGGTACTAACGCAACGGAATTTACCGTCTCGGGTATCACCCTCCCCTACACTCTCAAGATCGGTAGTTTTGTTGTTGTGAATGTTTGTACAACACCAACTCAGCGCGGCTTGCGTACTGCAACATTGACTCTTAGCGGTACCAGCAGCGGAAAGACGGTCGGCAGTACCAGCACGCTCAATACGCTTGGTATCCGTACCTGTCTCTCTCCGAGTCCGAACGAGTTGTTTAGCGGCTTCTTGATCTAT
- a CDS encoding 16S rRNA (uracil(1498)-N(3))-methyltransferase → MECFIVTPEDIDLSRRELSLQGDEARHAARSLRMRVGESFMATDLCGSCYLATINRIDDVGKHDIVVRATIDDVLPEHSEPTISVELIQGILNQPSKFEEIIERCTEIGICVFTPMVSERVERDNVKRDRLEKLLRSSCKQAHRARMPLLQRTQSFDEALEAANRAGKVIILLHEGAELSKSIRSALGASSGSQLALVIGPEGGFSEAEVKRAVSKFGAFVASLGPRRLRAETAAFTASAIALV, encoded by the coding sequence ATGGAGTGCTTCATTGTTACCCCCGAAGATATTGATCTCTCGCGCCGCGAACTTTCGCTGCAGGGCGACGAGGCCCGCCATGCTGCCAGATCGCTGAGAATGCGTGTGGGAGAGTCGTTCATGGCGACGGACCTATGTGGCTCCTGTTATCTGGCAACGATCAATAGGATTGATGACGTAGGAAAGCACGATATCGTCGTTCGTGCAACGATCGACGACGTGCTGCCAGAACATAGCGAGCCCACTATTTCCGTGGAGCTTATTCAGGGCATTCTCAATCAGCCTTCTAAGTTCGAGGAAATCATCGAACGATGCACCGAGATTGGCATTTGCGTGTTCACCCCGATGGTGAGCGAGCGTGTCGAACGGGATAACGTAAAACGAGACCGGCTAGAAAAGCTTCTGCGGTCCTCTTGCAAGCAGGCCCATCGTGCTCGTATGCCGTTGTTGCAGCGCACCCAATCATTCGACGAGGCACTGGAAGCTGCGAATAGGGCCGGAAAGGTGATTATTCTTCTGCATGAAGGGGCCGAACTCTCGAAATCGATTCGCAGTGCGCTGGGAGCGAGCTCAGGTAGCCAGTTAGCTCTTGTCATTGGGCCGGAAGGCGGCTTTAGCGAAGCGGAAGTGAAACGGGCAGTTTCGAAGTTCGGCGCGTTCGTTGCCTCACTCGGTCCCAGACGACTTCGCGCTGAGACTGCCGCATTCACCGCTTCGGCAATAGCCCTTGTATAA
- a CDS encoding CDP-alcohol phosphatidyltransferase family protein yields MTDRPLLRASGTILTLSNSISFFRALLSIPTVLTFLGGQYTVTCILMAVAYLSDIADGYVARKTNTISEFGKAIDPIADKIFVISLVLAMVTRELIPGFLVAIIIAKDVLTMIGAVLVRKQFAAIPPSNYWGKSAILVTIIFLFLAVAGVSGQVLVFGWFLAASLLIVSFMIYIARAWALLRRT; encoded by the coding sequence ATGACCGACCGTCCGCTGCTTCGGGCTTCCGGAACGATCCTGACGCTTTCGAATAGCATCAGCTTTTTCCGTGCACTCCTGTCTATCCCTACGGTGCTCACCTTTCTCGGTGGGCAGTATACTGTAACGTGCATATTGATGGCCGTAGCATATCTAAGCGATATTGCCGACGGCTATGTCGCGAGAAAAACAAATACGATCAGCGAATTTGGTAAAGCGATCGACCCGATTGCCGATAAGATATTCGTGATCTCGCTTGTACTCGCGATGGTCACCCGTGAGCTGATTCCAGGTTTCCTTGTCGCCATTATTATCGCGAAAGATGTGCTTACCATGATCGGGGCCGTGCTCGTGCGCAAACAGTTTGCTGCGATTCCGCCGTCAAACTACTGGGGCAAATCCGCAATCCTCGTGACCATCATCTTCCTTTTTCTGGCTGTGGCCGGAGTTTCGGGGCAGGTTTTGGTGTTTGGTTGGTTTCTGGCCGCGAGCCTGCTCATTGTTTCGTTCATGATCTATATCGCACGAGCCTGGGCATTGTTGCGCCGAACGTGA
- a CDS encoding choice-of-anchor D domain-containing protein: MVHAQIGRVNRYTYNTFVGTYSSIAGIGTQITSTGGDDNTYALSLPFAFNYDSTVQTSGKTIYASTNGLLSFYTSGSGCCSSQLGSTSYQGTLLWFSQDDYTTGAMYYATTGTAPNRVFTVEWQSLRFYSGNTAFCDMQVKLYETSNNIEYWYSTNSLSMGSRSAGIGLNGFTSPSFLSLTVTTTSSTPSGQIRLTPPSNSDAQLTSSPKVVDFGQQPAGVTATKIVTIQNLGVKSNLTLNNLSMSGSPDFTIASAPPLGSTLAPGASATITISLTPSGNGTRTGVLTIITDGRDSGSQSIGLTAVGLAPLISVDTTILFKKILTKMGQSTVGRILVTASGPAPVFFTSYPISGIDGDQYSVIRTPVNPLPAGQTDTLLVRYTPTREGRRTATLTINSNALNSPALPIQLIGTGILPHIVVTPSVAMRFDSVAIGDSVCKTVTVWNSGSDTLIISKNALTSNDGDYTYYSMVGSDTLIPPDKTRTMNICFKPKQRGERSARLAFRTNIIPTFESPRRDTASLITLDIQGTGVPFGVFAHSNGGVLNDTAIVGTQVCATDTIFNRGESDILISSIAFSGANAAEYTLNPVLLPFLLKAGSQMILTICGTPAQSGLRTATLSINGKSNDRVTNTSVAISTLGIRTCLSPSPNELFSGFLIYRGSDTTMCDTVTNCGDIAAVYTASISGANASDYSVSPSSTQSVAPGATAVFCVTYHPTVTGSSPATMTISAANTQSQTVSLGGAACCAHLTADAVIIPPTNAGGHSTFTLTINNSGGCDWNAGSLQILGDTGVFHVASVGTVAGNGNKQVTVNYDPTDINHTYTAQVSFPNGGPCQDDTLTVNFSQQTGSQSVRQQTEQDGFVLGQNRPNPFASMTAFSYTVPTEAAISLTLSDMTGRIVRTITTGRVSAGEHTVSIDANELASGTYVISLQSGNILLNRQIVIAK; the protein is encoded by the coding sequence ATGGTTCATGCTCAGATTGGGAGGGTCAACCGGTACACCTACAATACATTTGTAGGGACCTATTCAAGTATAGCCGGCATAGGAACCCAAATCACAAGCACGGGAGGGGATGACAATACGTATGCCCTTTCGCTTCCGTTTGCATTCAATTACGATAGCACCGTCCAAACAAGCGGAAAGACGATCTATGCCAGCACGAACGGACTGCTTTCGTTCTATACTTCCGGAAGCGGTTGTTGTTCGAGCCAGCTTGGCTCTACTTCATATCAGGGCACATTGTTATGGTTCTCCCAAGATGATTATACTACCGGAGCGATGTATTATGCAACAACCGGTACGGCGCCTAATCGTGTGTTTACTGTTGAATGGCAAAGCCTCCGCTTTTATAGCGGAAATACTGCGTTTTGCGACATGCAAGTAAAGCTCTATGAGACGTCCAACAATATTGAATACTGGTATTCGACTAACTCCCTATCGATGGGCAGCAGATCTGCCGGCATCGGTCTCAATGGTTTTACTTCTCCAAGTTTCCTTTCTTTGACCGTTACCACAACCAGTTCTACCCCCTCGGGACAAATTCGGTTGACGCCTCCGAGTAATTCTGACGCCCAGTTGACAAGCTCGCCGAAGGTCGTAGATTTTGGTCAACAACCTGCGGGAGTCACTGCCACAAAGATTGTCACGATCCAAAACCTCGGAGTGAAAAGCAACCTGACATTAAATAACCTGTCAATGTCTGGCTCTCCTGATTTTACGATTGCTTCTGCCCCACCGCTCGGCAGCACGTTAGCCCCAGGAGCCTCTGCGACGATTACAATTAGTCTCACGCCATCTGGTAACGGTACACGCACTGGTGTACTTACCATCATTACTGACGGCAGAGATTCCGGTTCGCAATCCATCGGCTTGACGGCCGTTGGGCTTGCGCCATTGATTTCTGTGGATACGACAATACTATTCAAGAAGATACTTACCAAGATGGGACAAAGTACTGTCGGACGAATCTTGGTGACAGCGTCGGGACCTGCTCCGGTTTTCTTTACGAGTTATCCGATTTCCGGTATCGACGGAGATCAGTATTCAGTAATTCGGACACCCGTGAACCCATTACCGGCTGGACAAACCGACACACTCTTGGTCCGGTATACACCAACACGGGAGGGGCGACGGACAGCAACCCTTACCATAAATTCAAATGCGTTGAATAGTCCGGCTCTCCCGATCCAATTGATCGGGACCGGAATCCTCCCCCATATCGTCGTTACACCCAGCGTTGCGATGAGATTTGATTCTGTAGCTATTGGCGACTCCGTGTGTAAGACGGTCACTGTTTGGAACTCGGGTAGTGACACGTTGATCATTTCAAAGAACGCACTGACGAGTAACGATGGAGACTATACCTATTATTCAATGGTGGGGAGCGATACACTTATCCCACCTGACAAAACACGGACGATGAATATTTGCTTCAAGCCGAAGCAGCGTGGCGAACGAAGCGCACGCTTGGCATTCCGTACCAATATTATCCCGACGTTTGAAAGTCCGCGTCGTGATACGGCAAGTCTGATCACGCTTGACATTCAGGGTACCGGCGTCCCGTTTGGGGTGTTCGCACATTCGAACGGCGGTGTTCTTAACGATACTGCCATCGTCGGCACTCAAGTCTGCGCAACCGATACGATATTCAATCGCGGCGAGTCCGATATTCTGATTTCGTCGATCGCATTCTCGGGCGCCAACGCAGCGGAATACACTCTCAATCCAGTGTTACTCCCTTTCCTTCTGAAAGCGGGTTCGCAAATGATTCTTACCATCTGCGGCACCCCGGCACAGAGTGGTTTGCGTACAGCCACGCTTTCGATCAACGGGAAATCGAATGATCGAGTCACAAATACGTCCGTTGCTATCTCGACACTTGGTATCCGGACCTGTCTCTCTCCGAGCCCGAACGAATTGTTTAGCGGCTTCTTGATCTATCGCGGCAGCGATACGACGATGTGCGACACGGTGACCAACTGCGGCGATATTGCCGCCGTCTACACGGCATCAATCAGCGGCGCCAACGCATCCGATTACTCGGTGTCCCCGTCATCTACGCAGAGTGTTGCCCCGGGAGCAACAGCCGTCTTCTGTGTGACCTATCATCCGACGGTCACCGGCTCGTCGCCGGCGACGATGACGATCTCGGCTGCCAACACCCAGTCGCAGACCGTCTCGCTCGGTGGTGCGGCATGTTGCGCACACTTGACGGCCGATGCGGTCATCATCCCGCCGACCAATGCGGGTGGTCACAGCACCTTCACGCTGACGATCAACAATAGTGGTGGCTGCGATTGGAATGCAGGATCGCTACAGATCCTCGGCGATACGGGCGTCTTCCATGTCGCGTCTGTCGGTACGGTGGCCGGTAACGGGAATAAGCAGGTGACGGTCAACTACGATCCGACTGATATCAACCATACCTATACGGCTCAGGTGAGCTTCCCGAACGGCGGTCCGTGTCAGGATGATACGCTGACGGTGAACTTCTCGCAGCAGACCGGCTCGCAGTCGGTGCGTCAGCAGACCGAACAGGATGGCTTCGTGCTCGGACAGAACCGTCCGAACCCGTTTGCCTCGATGACGGCCTTCTCGTACACGGTGCCGACCGAAGCAGCCATCTCGCTGACGCTCAGCGATATGACCGGTCGTATCGTTCGCACGATCACCACCGGACGCGTCTCGGCCGGCGAACACACCGTCTCTATCGACGCGAACGAACTCGCCAGCGGGACATACGTGATCTCGCTCCAGAGCGGCAACATACTACTCAACAGGCAGATCGTTATCGCAAAGTAA
- the mazG gene encoding nucleoside triphosphate pyrophosphohydrolase — protein sequence MSNNLIQEFERFEAIIRRLRKECPWDKAQTPQSLAAPLIEEAYETVEAIENHNVDELKKELGDLFLHVIFQALMAEEQNSFTLEDVLRSESEKLIYRHPHIFGDTAVSSAQDVAKNWEELKRAETGRTSVLDGVPASLPALQRAARIQDKASKVGFDWPTTEGVLDKIREEIEEFAAATTPEEREDEFGDILFSLVNLSRHIHLEAERSLREATRKFESRFRRLEDIVERSGSRWSELSLDALDDIWRTVK from the coding sequence ATGAGCAATAATCTTATTCAGGAGTTCGAACGCTTCGAGGCAATCATCCGCAGACTACGCAAGGAGTGCCCCTGGGACAAAGCACAGACACCCCAGAGCCTTGCCGCACCGCTAATCGAAGAAGCGTATGAAACCGTGGAAGCCATTGAAAACCATAATGTTGACGAACTTAAAAAAGAGCTTGGTGATCTCTTCTTACACGTCATCTTCCAAGCCCTTATGGCCGAAGAACAGAATTCGTTTACTCTGGAAGACGTCCTGCGCTCGGAATCAGAAAAACTCATTTACCGACACCCCCATATTTTTGGCGACACAGCAGTCTCTTCCGCACAAGATGTCGCAAAAAACTGGGAGGAGCTCAAACGTGCCGAGACGGGGCGAACATCTGTTCTCGACGGCGTCCCTGCATCGCTTCCCGCACTACAGCGTGCCGCGCGTATTCAGGATAAAGCTTCAAAAGTGGGCTTCGATTGGCCAACGACTGAAGGGGTGCTCGATAAGATCCGCGAAGAAATTGAGGAATTTGCGGCGGCTACTACCCCGGAAGAACGTGAGGATGAGTTCGGCGACATACTATTTTCCCTGGTAAATCTAAGTCGGCATATCCACCTTGAAGCCGAGCGAAGCTTGCGGGAAGCGACAAGGAAGTTTGAATCGCGCTTCCGACGTCTGGAAGACATTGTAGAACGTAGTGGCAGTCGCTGGAGCGAGTTATCTCTCGACGCATTAGATGACATTTGGCGCACTGTCAAGTGA
- a CDS encoding CoA-binding protein, translated as MTISEVFRDSKVIAVVGLSPDPSRSSYSVAERMQRAGYTIVPVNPLINEWNGLAAYPSVSSIPSDIQVDIVDIFRREEFILDIIKDSLTRIPLPKCVWLQQDLYCPEGRQLAEAAGVTFVEDSCLAVKFGYYHTLGKTL; from the coding sequence GTGACTATTTCAGAGGTCTTTCGTGATTCGAAGGTAATCGCCGTCGTCGGGTTAAGTCCCGACCCCTCGCGTTCGAGCTACTCCGTTGCAGAGCGCATGCAACGCGCAGGCTATACGATCGTGCCTGTGAATCCATTGATCAACGAGTGGAACGGCTTGGCAGCTTATCCTTCGGTTTCCTCTATCCCTTCGGATATCCAAGTCGATATCGTCGATATATTCCGACGCGAGGAGTTTATACTCGATATCATTAAAGACTCTCTCACCCGGATCCCGTTGCCGAAATGTGTGTGGTTGCAACAGGACCTGTATTGTCCAGAAGGGCGACAACTCGCAGAGGCAGCAGGGGTGACGTTTGTCGAGGATTCGTGTCTCGCTGTGAAATTCGGGTATTACCACACCCTTGGTAAGACGCTCTGA
- a CDS encoding ATP-binding cassette domain-containing protein, producing MSDILLEVNGLKKYFPIKKGVFSKTVGHVKAVDDVSFTIRKGETLGLVGESGCGKTTTGRCILRLIEPTAGSVKFEGEEVTTMTANRLREMRRQMQIIFQDPYSSLNPRITVGGMLTEILKVHGLRKTDAEIKDRVDELLDLVGLSPLHARRYPHEFSGGQRQRIGIARALSVEPKFIVCDEPVSALDVSIQSQVLNLLMDLQEKFGLTYLFIAHDLSVVKHISNRVAVMYLGEVIEVSDYKTLYSEPKAPYTQALLSAVPVANPRFERERIVLTGDVPSPANTPSGCYFHPRCPKVMPECRDIHPVLSTDADGHTVRCLIYPDSFPKTSQAKAA from the coding sequence ATGTCGGACATCCTGCTGGAAGTGAACGGGCTCAAAAAGTACTTCCCGATCAAGAAGGGAGTGTTCTCTAAGACGGTAGGGCACGTCAAAGCCGTGGACGATGTGTCGTTCACGATTCGCAAAGGCGAAACCCTTGGTCTCGTCGGTGAATCCGGTTGCGGGAAGACGACGACCGGTCGTTGCATTCTTCGCTTGATCGAGCCAACGGCAGGCTCCGTAAAGTTCGAGGGGGAAGAGGTCACGACGATGACGGCGAACCGGTTGCGTGAGATGCGCCGTCAGATGCAAATCATTTTTCAGGACCCATATTCTTCGCTTAATCCCCGCATCACGGTCGGTGGCATGCTGACGGAAATACTAAAGGTCCATGGACTTCGTAAAACAGATGCCGAGATTAAGGATCGCGTTGACGAGTTGCTTGACCTCGTCGGATTAAGTCCTTTGCATGCAAGACGTTATCCGCACGAATTTTCGGGTGGCCAACGCCAGCGAATTGGTATCGCCCGCGCACTCTCAGTAGAGCCGAAGTTCATCGTGTGTGACGAGCCGGTAAGCGCACTCGATGTGTCCATTCAGTCGCAGGTGCTTAACCTGCTCATGGATTTGCAAGAGAAGTTTGGCCTGACGTACCTATTCATTGCTCACGACCTTTCTGTCGTAAAGCACATCTCGAACCGAGTCGCTGTCATGTATCTCGGAGAGGTGATCGAAGTATCCGACTACAAGACGCTGTATTCCGAACCAAAGGCGCCATACACGCAGGCATTATTGTCCGCTGTGCCAGTAGCCAATCCGCGTTTCGAACGCGAACGTATTGTGCTCACCGGTGATGTTCCGAGCCCCGCGAACACGCCAAGCGGCTGTTACTTCCATCCGCGTTGCCCGAAGGTGATGCCTGAATGCAGGGATATACATCCCGTTCTTTCAACCGATGCGGATGGCCATACGGTACGGTGCCTGATCTATCCCGATAGTTTTCCGAAGACCTCACAGGCGAAAGCGGCGTAA
- a CDS encoding phosphatase PAP2 family protein: MKRFIFIGALFFTLVHSAFGFGVADSSVAPTPDSLHSIAPIRVLGRPGPLDWVTNLPGDWWRWGKQTFTVKQLPVVAGLTAITAATILTDYDSWQATKKPYDHNSTFHKINDVTAYLGDGKVQFGIAAVYAAYGFAFNDDKAIRTASQTVEVILACGGVVQLLKHVTGRESPFVATTPTGAWRFFPNQIDYAKHVPHYDAFPSGHIATATATLTVIIENYPDQKWIPYVGYPILAGVATGLVATSIHWWSDIPLGVALGYSFGRLVAHPESSVAEAEKPGTPKTDLGMSVRADGSPALALTVRW; the protein is encoded by the coding sequence ATGAAGCGTTTCATATTCATCGGTGCATTGTTTTTCACGCTGGTTCACAGCGCATTTGGCTTTGGGGTTGCTGATTCCTCAGTAGCACCGACTCCGGATAGTCTACACAGCATTGCCCCGATCCGGGTGTTGGGACGGCCAGGGCCGCTCGACTGGGTCACAAACTTGCCGGGGGATTGGTGGCGTTGGGGGAAACAGACATTTACCGTCAAGCAGTTGCCGGTAGTTGCCGGACTCACCGCGATTACGGCGGCAACGATCCTGACCGATTACGACTCGTGGCAAGCGACGAAGAAGCCTTACGATCACAATTCTACCTTCCACAAGATCAATGACGTTACCGCCTATCTCGGCGATGGTAAGGTACAGTTCGGTATCGCTGCCGTCTATGCTGCATACGGATTTGCCTTTAACGATGATAAAGCGATCAGGACCGCAAGTCAAACCGTAGAAGTGATCCTTGCCTGCGGTGGCGTCGTGCAATTGCTCAAGCACGTTACCGGGCGCGAAAGTCCATTCGTTGCGACGACACCAACGGGTGCGTGGCGCTTTTTTCCGAATCAGATCGACTACGCGAAGCACGTTCCGCACTACGACGCGTTTCCATCCGGTCATATTGCAACTGCAACGGCAACGCTGACGGTTATCATAGAGAACTACCCTGACCAGAAATGGATACCGTATGTCGGATATCCGATCCTTGCAGGAGTTGCAACTGGGCTTGTAGCGACGAGTATCCACTGGTGGAGCGATATTCCGCTTGGCGTAGCGCTTGGCTATAGCTTCGGGCGTCTTGTGGCGCATCCCGAATCGTCGGTTGCCGAGGCAGAGAAGCCCGGGACGCCAAAGACCGATCTCGGCATGTCGGTACGTGCCGATGGAAGCCCCGCGCTCGCTCTGACGGTGCGGTGGTAG
- the aroF gene encoding 3-deoxy-7-phosphoheptulonate synthase, protein MIIIMERGARESDTAHVEKILSQQGIRSERLNGEKQVVIGIIGATNGLDVTALESLDGVQSVVRVSSPLKLVSRAHHPQDTVITFSDGTRIGGSAPSIVIAGPCSVESADQLRRTAELIRSSGVRFLRGGAFKPRTSPYSFQGLGFDGLELLRKVSEEFGLFVVTEVMEPGHAPRVAEFADVLQVGARNMQNFPLLRQLGNVNKPVLLKRGPANTIEEWLLAAEYILAGGNENVILCERGIRSFESALRYTLDLSAVPVAKQLSHLPVVVDPSHATGKREMVLPMARASLAAGADGVMVEVHHDPIRSRSDGAQALTFPMFEEMMGELVRIGDALDRPVLVEPLSSQTKTKSNVRIS, encoded by the coding sequence ATGATTATTATTATGGAGAGGGGCGCGCGCGAAAGCGATACCGCGCATGTGGAGAAAATTCTTTCGCAACAGGGCATTCGATCCGAGCGTCTCAACGGTGAGAAACAGGTCGTCATCGGGATCATTGGTGCGACGAATGGGCTTGATGTGACGGCACTCGAATCGCTCGACGGCGTGCAGAGCGTCGTACGGGTCTCATCGCCGTTAAAACTGGTTTCTCGTGCCCATCATCCTCAGGACACCGTCATTACTTTTTCAGACGGCACCAGAATTGGCGGTTCTGCTCCGAGTATCGTCATTGCGGGGCCGTGTTCGGTCGAGAGTGCCGATCAGCTTCGCCGTACTGCAGAGCTTATCCGCTCGAGCGGCGTTCGTTTCCTTCGTGGAGGCGCATTTAAGCCGCGTACGTCACCGTATTCATTCCAGGGGCTTGGTTTTGACGGCTTAGAGTTGCTTCGGAAGGTAAGCGAAGAATTCGGGTTATTCGTCGTTACCGAAGTGATGGAGCCAGGACATGCTCCGCGTGTCGCCGAGTTTGCAGATGTATTGCAGGTTGGAGCCCGCAATATGCAGAATTTCCCTCTACTGCGTCAACTTGGGAATGTAAATAAACCTGTGCTGCTCAAGCGAGGTCCTGCAAACACCATCGAAGAATGGCTATTGGCTGCCGAATATATTCTCGCCGGGGGAAATGAAAATGTCATCCTTTGTGAGCGGGGAATTCGCTCGTTTGAATCAGCCTTGCGATATACGCTCGATTTGAGCGCAGTCCCGGTTGCAAAACAGCTTTCGCATCTTCCGGTTGTCGTCGATCCGTCGCATGCGACCGGTAAGCGGGAAATGGTTCTTCCGATGGCTCGTGCTTCGCTCGCAGCCGGTGCCGACGGGGTGATGGTTGAAGTCCATCACGATCCGATCCGCTCTCGCAGTGACGGTGCACAGGCACTGACATTCCCGATGTTTGAAGAGATGATGGGCGAACTGGTACGCATCGGCGATGCGCTCGATCGCCCGGTGCTCGTCGAGCCGTTGTCGTCGCAAACAAAGACGAAGTCGAACGTTCGAATTTCCTGA